One genomic window of Paenisporosarcina antarctica includes the following:
- the arsA gene encoding arsenical pump-driving ATPase has product MQNFHPRLLKETPFLFFTGKGGVGKTSAACATAVNLTDQGKKVLLVSTDPASNLQDVFGMEFSNQPTKVDNVDGLFACNLDPEEAAKSYRDKVVDPFRGKLPDAVVDQMEEQLSGACTVEIAAFDEFTNLLTNSELISGFDHVIFDTAPTGHTLRLLQLPNAWNGFLEDSTHGASCLGPLSGLSAKKELYANTVKVLSDSSQTKLVLVTRPDSSTFFEAQRASTELKEIGIKNQLLIINGLLKKPIDNDEISSAFYNRQQKALKELPESLKQLETYSLPFVSYSLIGSESLRHLFKSYLLSSSSQESVELKSDNLLTLNQTIDDLYVKNTRVILTMGKGGVGKTTIASLLAVGLAKKGKKVHLTTTDPAAHLEFVFKDELVMDNLTISKIDPSAEVEKYKAEVLLTAGAGLEEDALRYLEEDLNSPCTEEIAVFRAFADVVEKSNEEIVVIDTAPTGHTLLLLDAAKSYEKELSRSTGEIPDAVKNLLPRLRNPEETSVLIVTLPEATPVFEAMRLQQDLKRAGIQPKSWVINQSLYGTETIDPILSAKATSEKVWIKKVSEELTKQTTIVKWQPEDKLGNIEVEELIN; this is encoded by the coding sequence ATGCAAAATTTTCACCCACGGTTACTTAAAGAAACGCCTTTTTTATTCTTTACAGGAAAAGGTGGGGTAGGGAAAACATCAGCAGCTTGTGCAACAGCAGTGAATCTTACTGACCAAGGAAAAAAAGTGTTATTGGTTAGTACAGATCCTGCATCTAATTTACAAGATGTGTTTGGCATGGAGTTTAGTAACCAACCGACGAAAGTTGACAATGTCGATGGATTATTTGCATGCAATTTAGATCCTGAAGAAGCGGCTAAATCTTACAGAGATAAAGTTGTAGATCCATTTCGCGGAAAATTACCTGATGCAGTTGTCGACCAAATGGAAGAGCAATTGTCTGGTGCATGTACAGTTGAAATCGCGGCATTTGATGAATTCACAAATTTACTTACGAATTCTGAATTAATTAGTGGTTTTGATCATGTTATTTTTGATACAGCTCCGACTGGTCATACATTAAGATTGCTGCAACTACCAAATGCGTGGAATGGGTTTTTAGAAGATAGTACACATGGTGCATCCTGTTTAGGTCCGTTATCTGGACTGTCTGCAAAAAAGGAATTATATGCGAACACAGTGAAAGTACTTTCTGATTCTAGTCAAACCAAACTAGTATTAGTGACTAGACCAGATTCATCCACTTTCTTTGAAGCACAAAGAGCATCAACAGAGTTAAAAGAAATTGGTATTAAAAATCAATTATTGATTATCAATGGATTACTGAAGAAGCCTATCGACAATGATGAAATTTCCAGTGCCTTTTATAACAGACAACAAAAGGCGTTAAAAGAACTACCTGAGTCTTTAAAGCAATTAGAAACATATTCGTTGCCTTTTGTTTCCTATTCCTTAATAGGTAGTGAAAGTCTCCGCCATTTGTTTAAATCATATCTTCTTTCAAGTAGTTCACAGGAATCAGTGGAATTAAAAAGTGATAATTTGTTGACACTTAACCAAACGATTGATGATTTGTATGTTAAGAACACACGTGTTATTTTGACAATGGGTAAAGGTGGCGTAGGAAAAACAACAATCGCTTCCTTACTTGCAGTTGGATTAGCTAAGAAGGGTAAAAAAGTCCATTTAACCACAACTGATCCTGCGGCACATTTAGAATTTGTGTTTAAGGATGAGTTAGTTATGGATAACCTCACCATAAGTAAAATTGATCCTTCAGCTGAAGTAGAGAAATATAAAGCAGAAGTTCTTCTAACGGCAGGCGCTGGTTTGGAAGAAGATGCTTTGCGTTATTTAGAAGAGGATTTGAATTCTCCTTGTACAGAAGAAATTGCTGTATTTAGGGCATTCGCAGATGTAGTTGAGAAATCAAATGAGGAAATCGTGGTAATCGATACGGCACCAACAGGTCATACATTATTGCTGCTTGATGCTGCGAAATCATATGAAAAAGAACTATCCAGATCAACTGGTGAAATTCCTGATGCGGTTAAAAACTTGCTTCCGCGTCTTCGTAATCCTGAGGAAACCAGTGTGCTAATTGTTACTTTACCTGAAGCTACACCTGTTTTTGAAGCAATGCGTTTACAACAAGACTTAAAAAGAGCTGGTATTCAACCGAAGTCATGGGTAATTAATCAGAGTCTTTATGGAACAGAAACGATTGATCCTATTTTAAGTGCTAAGGCAACTAGTGAAAAAGTGTGGATTAAAAAAGTCAGCGAAGAACTCACTAAACAAACAACGATTGTAAAGTGGCAGCCTGAAGATAAGCTAGGAAATATAGAAGTAGAAGAACTTATTAACTAA
- the trxB gene encoding thioredoxin-disulfide reductase, protein MHKVVILGTGPAGLTAAIYLARANMNPIVIEGDQPGGQLTLTTEVENFPGFVDGVMGPELMVNMRKQAERFGAEFKNGWVTEANLSEKPFKLTVSGLGEIVTESLILSTGASAKLLKIPGEKENIGTGVSTCATCDGFFYRGKKVIIVGGGDSAMEEANFLTKFASEVVIVHRREELRASKIMQDRARQNPKISWKLNRSPVEVMSNGVKVNGLKVMNNESGEEEIIETDGIFVAIGHTPNTAFLNNQIDTDEVGYIQVKPGTTDTNILGVYACGDVQDNKYRQAITAAGTGCMAALDAERYLEGQATHDWSQSL, encoded by the coding sequence ATGCATAAAGTAGTAATATTAGGCACTGGACCAGCTGGTTTAACGGCAGCAATCTATCTGGCAAGAGCAAATATGAATCCAATTGTAATTGAAGGAGACCAACCAGGAGGACAATTAACTTTAACGACAGAAGTTGAGAATTTCCCAGGTTTTGTTGATGGTGTTATGGGTCCAGAGTTGATGGTCAATATGCGTAAACAAGCTGAACGTTTTGGAGCTGAGTTTAAAAACGGATGGGTAACAGAGGCAAATTTATCTGAAAAACCATTTAAACTTACTGTAAGTGGACTAGGTGAGATTGTAACAGAATCCTTAATCCTTTCTACAGGTGCTTCCGCTAAACTTCTGAAAATTCCCGGGGAAAAAGAAAACATTGGAACTGGTGTTAGCACGTGTGCGACGTGTGATGGATTTTTCTACAGAGGAAAAAAAGTAATCATTGTTGGTGGTGGAGATTCTGCCATGGAAGAAGCAAACTTCCTTACAAAATTCGCTTCTGAAGTAGTTATTGTGCATAGAAGAGAAGAGTTACGTGCGTCTAAAATCATGCAAGATCGAGCAAGACAAAATCCTAAAATCTCTTGGAAATTAAATAGAAGTCCAGTTGAAGTGATGTCCAATGGTGTTAAAGTAAATGGTCTAAAAGTGATGAATAATGAATCAGGTGAAGAAGAAATTATTGAGACGGATGGGATTTTTGTAGCCATTGGTCACACACCGAATACGGCATTCTTAAACAACCAAATTGATACAGACGAAGTTGGCTATATTCAAGTGAAACCTGGAACAACGGATACAAATATTCTTGGCGTCTATGCTTGTGGAGATGTTCAAGACAATAAATATCGACAAGCGATTACAGCAGCTGGAACAGGTTGTATGGCTGCATTAGACGCAGAACGTTATTTAGAAGGCCAGGCAACTCACGACTGGAGTCAATCATTATAG
- a CDS encoding iron-sulfur cluster biosynthesis family protein, with amino-acid sequence MIITDTAKEMLTNAMAEKNAAGIRFYFVGQGCCGPQLGLSLDVPEEQDVIKEVNGVQVAIDQRVLTMAEEVTIDMQDGSLTLVGLPENC; translated from the coding sequence ATGATTATTACAGATACTGCTAAAGAAATGTTAACAAATGCAATGGCGGAAAAAAATGCTGCCGGAATTCGTTTTTACTTTGTGGGTCAAGGTTGTTGCGGTCCACAACTAGGTTTATCTTTAGATGTTCCCGAAGAGCAAGATGTTATTAAAGAGGTCAATGGCGTTCAAGTAGCAATTGATCAACGCGTACTTACCATGGCCGAAGAAGTTACCATTGATATGCAAGATGGAAGTTTAACGTTGGTTGGTCTTCCTGAAAACTGTTAA
- a CDS encoding helix-turn-helix domain-containing protein → MLNKPCIGFGKFIKESREFKNLSLEMFADQLKVSHQIVDRLEMDLLHPSGSLIKKLSLVLNVEENELFNLIWCENPVKLHQNHF, encoded by the coding sequence ATGTTAAATAAACCATGTATTGGCTTTGGAAAGTTTATTAAAGAATCTCGAGAATTTAAAAACCTTTCGTTAGAGATGTTTGCCGACCAATTAAAAGTTTCGCATCAAATTGTTGATCGATTGGAAATGGACTTACTTCACCCTTCTGGTTCACTCATTAAGAAATTGTCCCTTGTGTTAAATGTAGAAGAAAATGAGCTTTTCAATCTAATCTGGTGCGAGAATCCCGTGAAATTGCATCAAAATCACTTTTGA
- a CDS encoding acyl-CoA dehydrogenase produces MDLKFTEEQQLIRKMARDFSQNVIAPAVLHMEETDEFPLEVVRKMGKQGLMGMTVPEEFGGSALDFTSFILVINEISKVSATVGEMLSVHSSVGTNPILYFGTDEQKKKYIPKLATGEFIGAFALTEPSAGSDAGNIKTTAVKKGNKYVLNGAKVFISSAGVADTYITLALTDPEKGKKGLSVFIVEKNTPGFTVGKVEKKMGLHGSNTAELFFENVEVPAENLLGQEGEGFKIVMANLDVGRIGIAAQGLGIAEAALDYSIKYAKQREQFGKPIAEMQAISFKLADMATQVEAAKMLVYRAADLRSREIECGKEASMAKCFATDTAMKSAIEAVQIYGGYGYTKDYPVERLFRDAKVTQIYEGTNEIQRIVISKYLLNT; encoded by the coding sequence ATGGATTTGAAATTTACAGAAGAACAACAATTGATTCGTAAAATGGCACGCGACTTTTCTCAAAATGTTATTGCACCTGCTGTTTTGCATATGGAAGAAACAGATGAATTCCCATTAGAGGTAGTCCGGAAAATGGGCAAACAAGGTTTAATGGGCATGACAGTTCCTGAGGAGTTCGGAGGTTCGGCTTTAGATTTCACCTCTTTTATTCTAGTTATTAACGAAATTTCGAAGGTAAGTGCAACAGTTGGTGAAATGCTTTCAGTTCACTCTTCCGTAGGGACTAATCCTATCTTATATTTTGGAACAGACGAACAGAAAAAGAAATACATTCCTAAACTAGCAACAGGAGAGTTCATAGGAGCTTTTGCTCTGACAGAGCCAAGCGCCGGATCTGATGCTGGAAACATCAAAACAACAGCAGTAAAAAAAGGGAATAAGTATGTTTTGAATGGAGCTAAAGTCTTCATTAGCAGTGCTGGAGTAGCGGACACCTATATTACCCTTGCCCTTACTGATCCTGAAAAGGGCAAAAAGGGGCTTTCAGTATTTATCGTAGAAAAAAACACTCCTGGGTTTACAGTTGGGAAAGTTGAAAAGAAAATGGGACTTCATGGCTCCAATACAGCGGAATTATTTTTTGAGAATGTCGAAGTACCAGCAGAAAACCTACTTGGGCAGGAAGGTGAAGGTTTTAAAATTGTCATGGCCAATCTTGATGTAGGACGTATTGGAATTGCTGCGCAAGGTCTAGGGATTGCAGAAGCTGCTTTAGACTATTCAATAAAATATGCAAAACAACGGGAACAATTCGGTAAACCTATTGCAGAGATGCAGGCAATCTCTTTTAAATTGGCTGATATGGCTACTCAGGTTGAGGCAGCAAAAATGCTAGTCTATCGAGCTGCCGATTTGCGAAGTCGAGAGATTGAATGCGGGAAAGAGGCGTCAATGGCAAAATGCTTTGCTACAGATACAGCTATGAAGTCTGCTATTGAAGCTGTTCAAATTTATGGTGGTTATGGCTACACTAAGGACTACCCCGTTGAACGACTGTTTCGCGATGCGAAGGTTACGCAAATTTATGAAGGAACAAATGAAATTCAAAGAATCGTCATTTCAAAATATCTTTTGAATACCTAA
- a CDS encoding bifunctional helix-turn-helix transcriptional regulator/GNAT family N-acetyltransferase, with translation MESIQNIENIRKFNRYYANFLGKIDQEIYNRPIPLTEARVITEINLRNGCTATEIREHLGIDRGYMSRIVQRFEDDKIIYKKNSLVDKRQYLLYLTDYGKEVFNGLVENANREVGNMIQSISKIDQSKIVKAMETIESIFSQQHKNLEVSIRSFKPGDIGLVAHLHGKLYDKTYNFGPLFEYYVMKGLTEFMVNTEGGDLWVALVNGEIVGSIAITHSSDSVAQLRWFVLDEHYQGLGIGKQLMETALDFCKQQNYQHIFLWTVSILNTARYLYQKYNFTLTEEKPNEEWTESQLMEQRWDLDLTTDN, from the coding sequence ATGGAATCCATTCAAAATATAGAAAATATACGGAAATTCAATAGGTATTATGCGAACTTTCTTGGGAAAATTGATCAAGAAATCTATAATCGTCCAATACCATTAACAGAAGCGCGCGTAATTACTGAAATAAATTTAAGAAACGGTTGCACTGCAACAGAAATTAGAGAGCATCTTGGTATTGACCGTGGGTATATGAGCCGAATTGTTCAGCGGTTTGAGGATGACAAAATTATTTATAAAAAGAATTCATTAGTAGATAAACGTCAATATTTACTCTATCTAACTGATTACGGAAAAGAAGTATTTAATGGTTTGGTTGAAAATGCAAATCGTGAAGTAGGTAACATGATTCAATCCATATCGAAAATAGATCAGTCCAAGATTGTAAAAGCCATGGAAACAATCGAATCTATTTTTTCTCAACAACATAAAAATCTCGAAGTCTCCATTCGTTCATTTAAGCCAGGAGATATAGGTTTAGTAGCTCATCTACATGGCAAGCTCTACGATAAAACATACAACTTTGGGCCACTGTTTGAATACTACGTTATGAAAGGATTAACGGAATTCATGGTGAATACAGAAGGAGGCGATTTATGGGTCGCTTTAGTTAATGGTGAAATCGTAGGCTCTATCGCAATTACTCACTCTAGTGATTCAGTAGCTCAGTTAAGATGGTTTGTTTTGGATGAACATTATCAAGGATTGGGTATAGGTAAACAACTTATGGAAACTGCCCTCGATTTCTGTAAGCAACAAAACTATCAACATATTTTCTTATGGACAGTGAGTATTTTAAACACAGCACGCTACCTTTATCAAAAATATAACTTTACATTAACTGAAGAAAAACCAAATGAGGAATGGACTGAATCTCAATTAATGGAACAACGTTGGGACCTTGATCTTACAACTGATAATTAA
- a CDS encoding class I SAM-dependent methyltransferase, with amino-acid sequence MNNQWDNRFQINDYLFGKEANEFIKYCYENFQLKTGDALAIAEGEGRNAVFVAQKGINVTTWDYSEVGLEKTRELAKENGVVVKAEHVDLNDAPWKENQWDQIFCVFGHFPKQLRESTLANIKKALKPGGYFITEVYSVHQLPYQSGGPKDASLLYTPEEFISQFNDWRTIHFFMGEVMRDEGSHNGLSHVIQLAVQKPTL; translated from the coding sequence ATGAACAATCAATGGGACAATCGATTTCAAATAAATGACTATTTATTTGGTAAGGAAGCGAATGAATTTATCAAATATTGTTACGAAAACTTTCAACTGAAAACTGGAGATGCATTAGCCATAGCAGAAGGTGAAGGACGGAATGCTGTATTTGTAGCTCAAAAGGGTATCAATGTAACCACATGGGATTATTCGGAAGTAGGTCTAGAAAAAACAAGAGAGCTTGCTAAGGAAAATGGGGTAGTTGTTAAGGCAGAACATGTTGATTTAAATGACGCTCCTTGGAAAGAAAACCAATGGGATCAAATTTTTTGTGTGTTTGGTCATTTTCCTAAACAGTTGCGAGAGTCAACTCTAGCTAATATTAAGAAAGCATTAAAACCAGGAGGTTATTTCATAACAGAAGTGTATTCTGTTCATCAACTTCCATATCAAAGTGGAGGGCCTAAAGATGCTTCATTACTGTACACTCCTGAAGAGTTTATTAGTCAATTTAATGACTGGCGTACGATTCATTTCTTTATGGGTGAAGTCATGCGTGATGAAGGGTCGCACAATGGTTTATCTCATGTTATTCAACTAGCTGTTCAGAAACCTACGCTGTAG
- a CDS encoding formate--tetrahydrofolate ligase yields the protein MTFTDLSIATNATILPINEIADKAGIPRQALELYGNYKAKINVDSLPPATKLGQVVLVTAISPTPAGEGKSTVTVGLADAFNQLNESVIVALREPSLGPVMGVKGGATGGGFAQVLPMEDINLHFTGDIHAITSANNALAALIDNHLHQGNALNIDPRRIAWKRALDINDRALRQITIGLGGPLQGVPRQDGFDITVASEIMAVLCLATTLKDLKERLAQMVIAYTYDKEPITVRQLAVEGALTLLLKDAFKPNLVQTIEGTPAIIHGGPFANIAHGCNSLLATNTARRLADIVITEAGFGADLGAEKFMHIKSRKGNFHPDAVVIVATIRALKMHGGVEKTELTHPNASAVKRGMANLEKHVHTIRQFGIEPVIALNRFITDENEELEEVMNWALQHGVQIALTHVWENGGKGGLELAKLVKQELAKPKNFTMLYDETDSVEEKLRIIVQQVYGGSGIHLSDKAKKKLVELKKYGWDALPICMAKTQYSLSDQPALYGRPEGFTITIRDIIPKLGAGFLVCLTGDIMTMPGLPKQPAALKMDIDDDGNAVGLF from the coding sequence ATGACCTTTACTGACTTATCTATTGCAACCAATGCAACCATATTACCTATTAATGAAATAGCTGATAAAGCAGGAATTCCTAGACAAGCACTTGAATTATACGGCAACTATAAAGCAAAGATTAACGTCGATTCATTACCTCCTGCAACTAAACTTGGACAAGTCGTATTAGTAACGGCTATAAGTCCAACTCCTGCTGGAGAAGGAAAATCAACGGTAACAGTGGGACTGGCAGATGCATTCAACCAACTGAACGAATCCGTCATCGTTGCATTGCGTGAACCTTCTCTAGGTCCTGTTATGGGTGTAAAAGGTGGGGCCACTGGTGGTGGTTTTGCACAAGTATTACCGATGGAAGACATCAATCTTCACTTTACAGGAGATATACACGCGATCACGTCTGCAAATAACGCGTTAGCCGCATTGATTGATAATCATTTACATCAAGGCAACGCACTGAACATAGACCCGAGAAGAATTGCTTGGAAGCGTGCTTTAGATATTAATGACCGTGCATTGCGACAAATAACTATCGGCTTAGGTGGTCCACTGCAAGGTGTTCCTAGACAAGATGGGTTTGATATCACTGTTGCTTCAGAAATCATGGCAGTCTTATGCTTGGCAACTACATTGAAAGATTTAAAAGAGCGACTTGCTCAAATGGTGATTGCTTATACATATGACAAAGAACCCATTACAGTAAGACAATTAGCAGTAGAGGGTGCTTTAACTTTGCTATTAAAAGATGCATTCAAACCAAATTTAGTTCAAACAATAGAAGGTACTCCTGCAATTATTCACGGAGGTCCTTTTGCAAATATTGCGCATGGTTGTAATTCCTTATTAGCTACAAACACAGCTAGAAGACTTGCTGACATCGTTATAACGGAAGCTGGATTTGGAGCGGATTTAGGTGCAGAGAAATTCATGCACATCAAATCAAGAAAAGGAAATTTCCACCCAGATGCCGTTGTCATTGTGGCAACTATTCGAGCTCTAAAAATGCATGGTGGCGTCGAAAAAACTGAACTGACACACCCAAATGCTAGCGCCGTTAAACGTGGAATGGCGAATTTGGAGAAACACGTACATACGATTCGTCAGTTTGGGATTGAACCGGTTATTGCATTAAATCGTTTTATCACGGATGAAAACGAAGAATTAGAAGAAGTTATGAATTGGGCACTACAACATGGTGTTCAAATTGCCCTCACACATGTATGGGAGAATGGTGGTAAAGGTGGACTTGAATTAGCTAAACTGGTTAAACAAGAGTTAGCAAAACCGAAAAACTTTACCATGCTTTATGATGAAACTGATTCCGTGGAAGAAAAACTTCGGATTATCGTCCAACAAGTTTATGGTGGTTCTGGCATTCACCTTTCAGACAAAGCTAAGAAAAAGCTAGTAGAATTAAAGAAATATGGTTGGGATGCACTGCCCATCTGTATGGCGAAAACGCAATATTCTCTTTCTGACCAACCCGCGCTATATGGGAGACCTGAGGGATTTACCATTACAATAAGAGACATTATCCCTAAACTGGGTGCAGGCTTCTTAGTCTGTTTAACAGGTGACATTATGACCATGCCTGGTTTACCGAAACAACCCGCTGCTCTCAAAATGGACATTGATGATGATGGAAATGCCGTCGGTTTATTTTAA
- a CDS encoding YebC/PmpR family DNA-binding transcriptional regulator, whose protein sequence is MGRKWNNIKEKKASKDSNTSRIYAKFGREIYVAAKQGEPDPDSNRALKIVLERAKTYSVPKAIVDRAIEKAKGGSEENYDELRYEGFGPNGSMVIVETLTNNVNRTASDVRAAFGKNSGNMGVSGSVAYMFDATAVIGMEGKTADEVLELLLEADVDVRDILEEEEAVIVYAEPDQFHAVQEAFKNVGIIEFTVAELTMLAQNDIILDSDAQVQFEKMIDALEDLEDVQQVYHNVDLGE, encoded by the coding sequence ATGGGGCGCAAATGGAATAATATTAAAGAAAAGAAAGCTTCGAAGGATTCAAATACTAGTCGTATTTATGCGAAATTCGGACGCGAAATTTATGTAGCAGCAAAACAAGGTGAACCGGATCCAGATTCAAATCGTGCATTAAAAATTGTACTAGAACGCGCAAAAACATATAGTGTTCCAAAAGCTATTGTGGATCGTGCAATTGAAAAAGCAAAAGGCGGCTCAGAAGAAAATTATGATGAATTGCGTTATGAAGGTTTTGGACCAAACGGCTCTATGGTAATCGTCGAAACACTGACAAACAACGTCAATCGTACAGCATCAGATGTGCGTGCTGCATTTGGTAAAAATAGTGGGAATATGGGTGTAAGTGGATCAGTAGCTTACATGTTTGATGCGACTGCAGTCATTGGCATGGAAGGGAAAACAGCAGATGAAGTTCTTGAACTTTTATTAGAAGCAGACGTGGACGTGCGAGACATTTTAGAAGAAGAAGAAGCGGTTATTGTGTACGCTGAACCCGATCAATTCCATGCGGTGCAAGAAGCATTCAAGAATGTTGGCATTATAGAATTTACAGTAGCTGAACTGACAATGCTAGCACAAAATGACATTATACTCGATTCTGATGCACAAGTACAATTTGAGAAAATGATTGATGCCTTAGAGGATTTAGAAGACGTTCAACAAGTTTATCACAACGTTGATTTGGGCGAATAA
- a CDS encoding YjcZ family sporulation protein: MDNYSAYGAYGDCGGYAPVGGQYESYPRRGNTFALIVVLFILLIIIGAHFQKKC, encoded by the coding sequence ATGGATAATTATAGTGCTTATGGTGCTTACGGTGATTGTGGAGGCTATGCTCCAGTTGGTGGCCAGTACGAGAGCTACCCTCGTAGAGGGAATACATTTGCTTTAATTGTGGTTCTTTTCATTCTATTAATTATTATTGGCGCACATTTCCAGAAAAAATGTTAA
- a CDS encoding MerR family transcriptional regulator, translating into MEYTVQKLGRLAGVSTRTLRYYDEMNLLKPARINSSGYRIYGQTEVDLLQQILFYRELGMSLDQIKQIVNNPSFDGVKALNAHRSQLLDKRQQLDKLIANVEKTISSTEGSIIMTNNEKFEGFKQKIVDDNEQKYGNEIRDKYGDDAVDQSNAKVQAMTQAQHLDVKQLAKDITSTLAVAFKTGDPASELAQNVAELHKQWLMFYWSEYSIEAHEALAQMYVDDERFKAYYDKEVPGTAEFLRDAIVVYTNALK; encoded by the coding sequence ATGGAATATACGGTGCAAAAACTAGGGAGGTTAGCTGGCGTTAGTACACGGACGTTACGCTATTATGACGAGATGAATCTTCTTAAGCCTGCGAGAATCAATTCATCGGGCTATCGTATTTATGGGCAAACTGAAGTGGATCTATTGCAGCAAATCTTATTTTATAGAGAACTGGGTATGAGTCTCGATCAAATCAAGCAAATTGTGAACAATCCATCATTTGATGGTGTAAAGGCACTGAACGCTCATCGCTCACAACTCCTAGACAAACGACAGCAATTAGATAAACTGATTGCCAATGTAGAAAAAACAATTTCTTCAACGGAAGGGAGTATCATTATGACGAACAATGAAAAATTTGAAGGCTTTAAACAAAAAATAGTGGATGATAATGAGCAAAAGTATGGAAATGAAATACGAGACAAATATGGCGATGATGCTGTGGATCAATCTAATGCTAAAGTTCAAGCTATGACACAAGCGCAACATTTAGATGTGAAACAACTAGCGAAAGACATTACCTCAACTTTGGCTGTGGCATTTAAAACAGGAGACCCAGCGAGTGAACTTGCGCAAAATGTAGCGGAATTGCATAAGCAGTGGCTTATGTTTTACTGGAGTGAATATAGCATAGAAGCGCATGAAGCGCTTGCACAAATGTACGTGGATGATGAAAGATTTAAAGCTTATTATGATAAAGAAGTTCCTGGAACGGCAGAGTTTTTGCGAGATGCTATTGTTGTTTACACCAATGCATTAAAATAA
- a CDS encoding erythromycin esterase family protein: MNPLEKSIKRNALPFETDEDLKPIIEAIGEAKIVLLGEATHGTSEFYSVRAALTKKLIQEKGFTLIAIEGDWPSTQQINRFIKDYDVEKKDVRDVLSTFKRWPSWMWANEEIAEFILWLKLHNQQKEANHKIGFYGIDVYSLWESLDEVITYLRKTHPDGTDLELAKKAFRCFKPFNRDSHSYAMASVNISQACVDAVSKLLTSIRAHNKDKSKIEQEETLDLLVNAMVVHNAENYYRATVRSDELSWNIRDKHMVEVINEVMDYHGEQAKIIVWEHNSHLGDASATDMEASDMMNVGQIVRLQNKKKDVYTVGFGTHRGTVIAAEEWGVPYKQIEVPSALKGSWEDSLHMSGAFNKLLIFTNENRHFFTDWIGHRAIGVVYDPVYEAQYNYVPSKIGNRYDAFIYLDQTKALSPLE; encoded by the coding sequence TTGAATCCTCTTGAAAAATCGATTAAAAGAAATGCCCTTCCATTCGAAACAGACGAAGATTTAAAACCTATTATTGAAGCAATTGGGGAAGCTAAAATCGTCCTATTAGGAGAAGCTACCCACGGTACTTCTGAATTTTATTCAGTTCGGGCAGCATTAACAAAAAAGCTAATCCAAGAAAAAGGATTTACGCTTATTGCTATCGAGGGGGATTGGCCATCCACCCAGCAAATTAACAGGTTTATTAAAGACTATGACGTAGAGAAGAAAGATGTACGAGATGTTTTAAGTACATTTAAACGATGGCCTTCATGGATGTGGGCGAATGAAGAAATCGCTGAATTTATTTTATGGTTAAAGCTGCACAACCAACAAAAAGAAGCGAATCACAAAATAGGATTTTATGGAATTGATGTATACAGTTTGTGGGAATCCTTAGATGAAGTGATTACATATTTAAGAAAAACACATCCTGACGGAACTGATTTAGAGTTAGCCAAAAAAGCGTTCCGTTGTTTTAAACCATTTAACCGGGATTCTCATAGCTATGCGATGGCCTCTGTTAACATTTCACAAGCATGTGTAGATGCAGTTTCAAAACTCTTGACTTCCATTCGAGCACACAATAAGGACAAAAGTAAAATTGAACAAGAAGAAACTTTGGATTTACTAGTGAATGCCATGGTTGTACATAACGCTGAAAACTATTACCGCGCAACGGTTCGAAGTGATGAGTTGTCTTGGAATATTAGAGATAAGCATATGGTTGAAGTTATCAATGAAGTAATGGATTACCACGGAGAACAAGCAAAGATTATCGTTTGGGAACACAACTCCCATCTAGGAGATGCTTCAGCTACAGATATGGAAGCATCCGACATGATGAATGTAGGTCAGATTGTTCGATTACAGAATAAAAAGAAAGATGTCTATACTGTGGGGTTTGGTACTCATCGAGGAACTGTCATTGCAGCAGAAGAATGGGGAGTTCCTTATAAACAGATTGAAGTGCCTTCCGCTTTGAAGGGCTCGTGGGAGGATTCTTTACATATGAGTGGTGCGTTTAATAAGTTGTTAATCTTTACTAATGAAAATCGTCATTTCTTTACTGACTGGATTGGCCATAGAGCAATTGGCGTGGTGTACGACCCTGTGTATGAAGCACAATATAATTATGTTCCTTCCAAAATCGGAAACCGCTATGACGCTTTTATTTACCTAGATCAGACGAAAGCTCTTTCTCCTCTTGAATAA